A stretch of Abyssogena phaseoliformis symbiont OG214 DNA encodes these proteins:
- a CDS encoding HU family DNA-binding protein, giving the protein MFRGEKMNKSGLIDAISSAANLSKADASRALNATTDAITGAMASGDGVQLTGFGSFVVRDRAARTGRNPQTGATIQIKASKVAAFKAGKALKEAVNK; this is encoded by the coding sequence ATTTTTCGAGGAGAAAAAATGAACAAATCAGGATTAATCGATGCAATTTCATCAGCAGCAAACTTATCTAAAGCAGATGCCTCTCGTGCATTAAACGCAACAACAGATGCTATTACTGGCGCTATGGCTAGTGGTGATGGTGTACAACTTACTGGCTTTGGTAGTTTTGTTGTTAGAGACCGTGCAGCGCGTACAGGTCGCAATCCACAAACAGGTGCAACGATTCAAATCAAAGCATCAAAAGTGGCTGCTTTTAAAGCAGGAAAAGCATTAAAGGAGGCGGTTAATAAGTAA
- the rlmN gene encoding 23S rRNA (adenine(2503)-C(2))-methyltransferase RlmN, producing the protein MNKQNLLSLNQNALNDFFVDLGEKPYRTKQIMQWVYKTHEFYFDKMLNFSKPLREKLSRVACIEFPKVVKQNFALDGVIKWVLALGEDNHIEMVYIPEKDRGTLCISSQVGCVLACTFCSTGMQGFNKNLTTAEIIAQVLIANQYLNPKAKRISNVVFMGMGEPLLNEHAVYNACDLLLDDLAFGLSRRKVTISTSGVVPAMLRMSERTPVSLAVSLHAPDDHLRDELVPINQKYSIEELLKACKVYLHAGTQERHILFEYVMLKGVNDSIEHANKLAKLLKGISAKINLIPFNPFEKTQYQTSSAQTIEKFQNILYQQGIRTMTRRTRGEDIDGACGQLAGKVLDKTKRAHARRH; encoded by the coding sequence ATGAATAAACAAAACCTTTTAAGTCTTAATCAAAATGCACTGAATGATTTTTTCGTGGATTTGGGTGAAAAACCTTATCGCACCAAGCAAATCATGCAGTGGGTTTATAAAACGCATGAATTTTATTTTGATAAAATGCTTAATTTTAGCAAACCCTTAAGAGAGAAACTAAGTAGGGTGGCTTGTATTGAGTTTCCTAAAGTTGTTAAACAAAATTTTGCTCTAGATGGGGTAATTAAATGGGTATTGGCATTGGGCGAAGACAACCATATTGAGATGGTTTATATCCCTGAGAAAGACCGTGGCACGCTTTGTATTTCTTCCCAAGTGGGTTGCGTTTTGGCTTGTACTTTTTGCTCAACTGGTATGCAGGGGTTTAATAAAAATCTCACAACAGCTGAGATTATTGCCCAAGTGTTGATTGCTAATCAGTATCTCAATCCTAAAGCTAAGCGTATTTCTAATGTTGTGTTTATGGGCATGGGCGAGCCTTTGTTAAATGAACATGCAGTGTATAACGCTTGTGATTTGCTACTTGATGATTTAGCATTTGGTTTATCTAGACGCAAGGTTACCATTTCTACCTCTGGCGTGGTACCAGCTATGCTCCGCATGAGTGAGCGAACACCTGTGAGTTTGGCTGTTTCCTTGCATGCGCCTGATGATCACTTACGAGATGAATTGGTGCCTATTAATCAAAAATATTCAATTGAAGAATTACTAAAAGCTTGCAAAGTATATTTGCATGCTGGCACTCAGGAACGCCACATTTTGTTTGAATATGTGATGCTTAAGGGTGTGAATGATTCTATTGAACACGCTAATAAATTAGCAAAATTATTAAAAGGCATCTCGGCTAAAATAAACCTAATTCCCTTTAACCCATTTGAGAAAACTCAATATCAAACATCAAGCGCACAAACCATTGAAAAGTTTCAAAATATTTTATATCAGCAAGGTATCCGCACTATGACGCGCCGCACTCGCGGTGAAGACATTGATGGCGCTTGTGGGCAATTGGCTGGAAAGGTGCTGGATAAAACCAAAAGAGCTCATGCTAGAAGGCATTGA
- a CDS encoding DUF2062 domain-containing protein has protein sequence MKKLLKRYSPNPDELKNHKHLGWLGKHLNYSSLWNFNRKSTSKAFAVGLFCAFIPIPFQMLLAAPIAVISSANLPLSIALVWITNPITMPVIFYGCYKLGAWILDVGIEKNFVMSFEYVWQVFDVIWQPFLLGCLIVSITSSVLGYLLIQFIYRYKVYKRIKGF, from the coding sequence ATGAAAAAACTATTAAAACGCTACAGCCCTAACCCAGATGAATTAAAAAATCACAAGCACTTAGGCTGGCTTGGCAAACATTTAAACTACTCAAGCTTGTGGAACTTTAATAGAAAGTCCACCTCTAAAGCATTTGCAGTTGGACTGTTTTGTGCGTTTATTCCCATCCCCTTCCAAATGCTATTAGCCGCGCCAATTGCGGTTATATCTAGTGCAAACTTACCACTATCCATTGCCCTGGTTTGGATTACCAACCCTATTACCATGCCAGTTATTTTTTATGGTTGTTATAAACTTGGTGCTTGGATTTTGGATGTTGGCATCGAGAAGAACTTTGTGATGTCATTTGAGTATGTTTGGCAAGTATTTGATGTTATTTGGCAGCCTTTCCTACTTGGATGTTTGATTGTTTCTATCACCAGCTCAGTACTTGGCTACTTGTTGATACAATTTATTTATCGCTATAAGGTTTACAAAAGGATTAAAGGCTTTTAA
- the ndk gene encoding nucleoside-diphosphate kinase codes for MFMERTLSIIKPDAVAKNVIGQIYSRFEEAGFKIVASKMIHLDNDLAGGFYAVHKDRPFYSGLVEFMTSGPVTVQVLEGENVVAKHREIMGATNPKDADAGTIRADFANSLDENAVHGSDSLENAAIEIEYFFGKDGVCPRTRQS; via the coding sequence ATTTTTATGGAACGTACTTTATCAATTATTAAGCCAGATGCGGTTGCAAAAAACGTAATTGGTCAAATCTATTCTCGTTTTGAAGAGGCCGGTTTTAAAATTGTTGCCAGTAAGATGATTCATCTTGATAATGATTTGGCAGGTGGTTTTTATGCAGTGCATAAGGACCGTCCATTTTATAGCGGGCTGGTTGAGTTTATGACATCTGGCCCAGTAACGGTTCAGGTTTTAGAAGGTGAAAACGTTGTTGCTAAGCATCGTGAAATTATGGGCGCTACCAATCCTAAAGATGCTGATGCTGGCACTATTCGTGCTGATTTTGCCAATTCTTTAGATGAAAATGCAGTGCACGGCTCTGATTCTTTAGAAAATGCCGCTATTGAAATCGAGTATTTTTTTGGCAAAGACGGTGTGTGCCCAAGAACTCGTCAGAGTTAG
- the ispG gene encoding flavodoxin-dependent (E)-4-hydroxy-3-methylbut-2-enyl-diphosphate synthase, whose protein sequence is MKPIHTIQRRKSRQIFVGDVAIGGYAPISVQSMTNTDTHDVKATVAQIQVIQNAGADLVRVSVPTMDAAEAFKEIKKQVSIPLITDIHFDYKIALKVAEYGADCLRINPGNIGREDRVKEVVASALDNNIPIRIGVNAGSLEKDLQKKYIESTPEAMVESAFRHIDILDKLNFDNFKISLKASEIFMTVFAYQQLASQIDNPLHLGITEAGSLRSGTVKSSIGLGLLLSKGIGDTIRVSLASDPVDEVRVGFDILKSLNLRQKGVNLIACPSCSRQKFDVIKVVNELESRFEDITAPIDVAVIGCVVNGPGEAKAVSVGLTGGEPNLLYLNGKTHSKITNENLVDELEAQVRNSLKSL, encoded by the coding sequence ATGAAGCCAATACATACAATTCAAAGAAGAAAATCTAGGCAAATCTTTGTTGGTGATGTTGCCATTGGCGGTTATGCACCAATTTCTGTGCAGAGTATGACTAATACTGATACGCATGATGTTAAGGCAACAGTTGCACAAATACAAGTCATTCAAAATGCAGGCGCTGATTTAGTGCGTGTCTCTGTACCAACAATGGATGCGGCAGAGGCTTTTAAAGAAATAAAAAAGCAGGTTAGTATTCCGCTAATTACCGACATTCATTTTGATTATAAAATTGCACTCAAAGTTGCAGAATATGGTGCTGATTGTCTGCGTATCAACCCAGGTAATATCGGACGAGAAGATAGAGTAAAAGAAGTGGTAGCATCAGCATTGGATAATAATATCCCAATTCGTATTGGTGTTAATGCAGGCTCTTTGGAAAAAGATTTACAAAAAAAATATATTGAGTCTACACCTGAGGCAATGGTTGAATCTGCCTTTAGACATATTGACATTTTAGATAAATTAAATTTTGATAATTTTAAGATTTCACTCAAGGCCAGTGAGATTTTTATGACTGTATTTGCTTATCAGCAGCTGGCCTCTCAAATTGACAACCCATTACATTTAGGCATTACTGAGGCAGGATCTCTGCGTTCTGGCACGGTTAAGTCTTCGATTGGTTTGGGCTTGTTACTATCAAAAGGTATTGGTGATACAATTAGAGTGTCTTTAGCCTCTGACCCAGTTGATGAAGTGCGTGTTGGCTTTGATATCTTAAAATCTTTAAACTTACGCCAAAAAGGGGTTAATTTAATTGCCTGTCCATCCTGTTCTAGACAAAAATTTGATGTGATTAAGGTGGTTAATGAGTTGGAATCTCGTTTTGAAGACATTACCGCGCCAATTGATGTGGCAGTGATTGGTTGTGTGGTTAATGGACCTGGTGAAGCAAAAGCAGTGTCAGTCGGCTTAACAGGTGGTGAGCCTAATCTTTTATATCTTAATGGCAAAACTCATTCTAAAATAACCAATGAAAATTTAGTAGATGAACTTGAAGCCCAAGTTAGGAACAGCCTTAAAAGCCTTTAA